One genomic window of Metopolophium dirhodum isolate CAU chromosome 4, ASM1992520v1, whole genome shotgun sequence includes the following:
- the LOC132942950 gene encoding HIV Tat-specific factor 1 homolog, which produces MESISTSVPPDIPNSDDSNYKYIDGVCFYTDPSTKKEYTWNKEKGTWAEKGFENYEYDEICKTYKYTDKQTNISYLWDLKSNKWEVQKKESISLVEDKDFDDNNDGEEFDDDDEKGRTQRTVKRQDMSKGKYGHDGITQTYTDPADGTVYIWDREKNAWFPKIDDDFMAHYQLSYGFNSTDSSTVSVNTTNTLKTNTIGAQSKENQSESTLNAPDVVLEPEKRKLPQPSEPNWFEIDEEHNTKVYVSNLPLDITEQEFIDLMQKCGLIMKDIDSGQMKIKLYTERGTDILKGDALCTYIKIESVDLALKLLDGYIFRDKEISVEKAKFTMRGEKYDPSLKPKKKKRKDKEKIKKIQEKLFDWRPDKIIGGRGKHENVVIVKNLFEKETFDNDVSLLLEYQRDLREECSKCGIVKKVVVYDRHPEGVAQINFKEPDAADACVLLLNNRWFGQRKITAETWDGKTKYKVIETPEETEERLKKWETYLIATGSTEKNDAHESDSDSVKTKSGGESDDEMSSNNQTTNNENKDKSESN; this is translated from the exons ATGGAATCCATTTCAACATCAGTTCCACCAGATATTCCAAACTCCGATGacagtaactataaatatatagatggTGTATGTTTTTACACAGATCCAAGTACTAAGAAAGAGTATACTTGGAATAAGGAAAAAGGCACTTGGGCTGAAAAAGGCTTTGAAAACTATGAATATGATGAAATTtgtaaaacatacaaatataccGATAAACAAACAA atatttcatACTTGTGGGATCTAAAGTCTAATAAATGGGAAGTACAAAAAAAGGAATCCATAAGTTTGGTAGAAGACAAAgattttgatgataataatgatgGAGAAGAAttcgatgatgatgatgaaaaaGGAAGAACTCAGCGTACAGTTAAGCGGCAAGATATGAGTAAAGGAAAGTATGGACATGATGGTATTACTCAAACATATACTGATCCAGCCGATGGAACAGTTTATATTTGGGATAGAGAGAAAAACGCATGGTTTCCtaag ATTGATGATGATTTTATGGCCCATTACCAACTTAGCTATGGATTTAATTCAACTGATAGTTCTACTGTAAGTGTAAATACTACAAacacattaaaaacaaatactattGGAGCTCAAAGTAAAGAAAATCAATCTGAATCTACCTTGAATGCTCCAGATGTAGTGCTTGAACCTGAAAAAAGGAAACTCCCACAACCTTCTGAACcaa ATTGGTTTGAGATCGATGAAGAGCATAACACCAAAGTATATGTCTCAAATTTACCACTAGATATAACCGAACaggaatttattgatttaatgcAAAAATGTGGATTGATCATGAAAGATATTGACAGTGGTCAAATGAAAATTAAGCTTTACACTGAGAGAGGCACAGACATTCTTAAAGGAGACGCTCTATGCACATATATAAAg ATAGAATCAGTAGATCTAGCATTAAAGTTGTTGGATGGTTACATATTTCGAGATAAAGAGATCAGTGTGGAAAAGGCAAAATTTACAATGCGTGGAGAAAAATATGACCCatcattaaaaccaaaaaagaaAAAGCGAAAAGATAaagaaaagataaaaaaaattcaagaaaa GTTATTCGATTGGAGGCCTGATAAAATTATTGGTGGAAGAGGAAAACATGAAAATGTTGTGATCgtcaaaaatttatttgaaaaagaaaCATTTGACAACGATGTATCATTACTTTTAGAATACCAAAGAGATCTCAGGGAAGAGTGTTCAAAATGTGGTATAGTGAAAAAAGTAGTTGTGTATGAT AGACATCCAGAGGGTGTTGCTCAAATTAATTTCAAGGAACCTGATGCAGCTGATGCTTGTGTGCTACTGTTAAATAATCGGTGGTTTGGACAAAGAAAGATTACTGCTGAAACATGGGATGGGAAAACTAAATACaa aGTCATTGAAACACCTGAAGAAACTGAAGAGCGCTTAAAGAAATGGGAAACATATTTAATAGCCACTGGTAGTACTGAAAAGAATGATGCTCATGAATCTGATAGTGACTcagtaaaaacaaaaagtgGAGGTGAAAGTGATGATGAAATGTCATCAAATAATCAAActacaaataatgaaaataaag atAAGTCAGAGTCAAATTAG
- the LOC132943201 gene encoding snaclec coagulation factor IX/factor X-binding protein subunit B-like, translated as MNFKILAELKSVYLYLILIVAFYTCESKLMYNCQNGFSKFGSNCYHLSKETATWQDAFFECKYLAKGSKLVVLAKQVDDHNIRKFLKYRKNETKERWIGGIYDWSQDQWKWATSGRKIRYNRFETIQHFDNNRNDQWQCISLDPNIDYKWNAQSCLQKKNFICETKPQPECMNNTV; from the exons atgaattttaaaatattagctgAGTTAAAAAgtgtttatctttatttaatattaattg ttgCGTTTTATACGTGTGAATCAAAATTAATGTACAATTGTCAAAacggattttcaaaatttggaaGTAACTGTTATCATTTGAGTAAAGAAACAGCAACATGGCAAGACGCTTTTTTTGAATGCAAATATTTGGCAAAAGGAAGTAAACTCGTTGTGCTAGCCAAACAAGTGGATGATCATAATATTCGAAAATTTTTGAAGTATagaaaaaatg aaacaaAAGAAAGATGGATAGGAGGCATTTATGATTGGAGTCAAGACCAATGGAAATGGGCAACGTCAGGACGTAAAATTCGATACAACAGATTTGAAACTATACAACATTTTGATAATAACCGAAATGATCAATGGCAGTGTATATCACTAGATCCAAATATTGACTACAAATGGAATGCACAAAgctgcttacaaaaaaaaaactttatatgtGAAACAAAACCTCAACCAGAGTGTATGAATAATACAGTTTag
- the LOC132942951 gene encoding trafficking protein particle complex subunit 3 translates to MSRQNTRLDVKKVNSELFTLTYGAIVSQLMKDYENVEDVNKQLDRMGYNIGVRMVEDFLARTNAGRCYDLRETADKIQYAFKMYLGITPALTNWSAAGDEFSLTFDTNPLTEFVELPDNYQNLKYSNILCGALRGSCEMVQMDVSCWFVQDQLKGDLATELRIKFNKRLEDAIPAGED, encoded by the exons aattctGAGTTATTTACTTTAACTTATGGAGCCATAGTATCTCAATTAATGAAAGACTATGAAAATGTTGAGGATGTAAACAAACAGTTAGATCGAATGGGTTATAATATTGGTGTCCGTATGGTTGAAGATTTTTTAGCACGTACTAATGCTGGAAGATGTTATGACTTAAGAGAAACCGCAGATAAAATTCAG tatgcatttaaaatgtatttgggTATAACTCCGGCTTTAACTAATTGGAGTGCTGCTGGAGATGAGTTTTCCTTAACATTTGACACTAATCCACTAACAGAATTTGTGGAACTACCAGATAACTatcaaaatcttaaatatagCAATATTCTTTGTGGAGCCTTAAGAGGATCGTGTGAAATg GTACAAATGGATGTGTCTTGTTGGTTTGTGCAAGATCAACTTAAAGGCGATTTGGCCACTGAATTGCGAATTAAGTTCAACAAACGGTTAGAAGACGCCATACCTGCTGGAGAAGACTAA